A region from the Alkalihalophilus pseudofirmus genome encodes:
- a CDS encoding Dps family protein, with protein sequence MTLEQVMNQQIANWNVLYTKLHRFHWYVKGPHFFTLHSKFEELYEEVATIIDEFAEQLLINNGKPISTLKESLQLASIEETTEQLSAEEMVQTVIKDFSLIIDELKAGMIIAEQNNDEVTSDLFLGLIEKLQKNNWMLKAFLNI encoded by the coding sequence ATGACACTTGAACAAGTAATGAACCAACAAATTGCGAACTGGAACGTATTATATACGAAATTACATCGTTTTCACTGGTATGTGAAAGGGCCACACTTCTTTACTTTACATTCTAAATTTGAGGAGTTATATGAGGAAGTAGCTACCATTATTGACGAATTTGCAGAACAATTACTTATTAATAATGGCAAACCAATATCAACGTTAAAAGAGTCCCTTCAACTAGCATCAATTGAGGAAACAACTGAGCAATTAAGTGCAGAAGAAATGGTACAAACGGTGATCAAAGACTTTTCTTTAATCATCGATGAATTAAAAGCTGGTATGATTATTGCTGAGCAAAACAACGACGAAGTTACAAGTGATCTTTTTCTTGGATTGATCGAAAAACTCCAAAAAAATAATTGGATGTTAAAAGCATTTCTAAATATATAA